A stretch of DNA from Telopea speciosissima isolate NSW1024214 ecotype Mountain lineage chromosome 5, Tspe_v1, whole genome shotgun sequence:
CAGAGGAAAAATTGCCATGAACCCACGTAGAAGATGGGAGGGAATAAGAGCCTCGGTAACTCTGGATTGGAGATAGAGACACTTCATAAATGCTTAATGCTATGCAATGGTTAAGGCAAGAGAATATAGGATTTGGGACTACACAGATGGGCATCCCATCCCTGTCTGTCTGTTTCGCTTCTTGTCATTATAGTCTTGCACAGACAGTACTGAGGGTGGCTTAAAGAGATAGAAAGCAATAACCGGTTGCAAGGGGAAGGCCACACCTACAGCCACAGGCCCACAGGGTTGAGCATAAAACCTAATTTTTTAGGGAAACTAACATAGGAAAACAAAAGGTGAGGCTCATAATGAGCCCTTCTCTATTCCACTCTATTAATTGGCCAGTTGTAACCACTCACCAAAGCGGTGATGGTTGATTCATTTATTGGTTTGGAATACTAGCAACAACCTATGGTGTTTTAAAGCTCCAAATCTCCAACTCCTAATCACTCAATTCCACTCTTAAGTATGCAACTAACATGGATCACCAAACAGTGAGGCTGAAGGAAAAGCAGAAAAGTAAATGTGGTCCCTTCACTATAGAGATGCCCAACAACGGATCTCGGAGATGGGAGGTGTCTGAGTTCATGCTGGTTCTACTCAAGGACACCATCACCTGCACCTGACTCTCCAACATCGCCGTCATCATCATTTGACCGGAAAACAATGGGCTTTGTATGCCGGCTGGCATCTGGGAAAGTGGGGATTAGACAGATTGTCAATCGTCATGATGGATAATCACAtggcttaaatctgatttatattgaaggagttatgtaccgataaaacttaatttggtgtgcacgaatgttgtcaaaatcactctggatgaaaatattttttggagattaaaacaaatgaatattttaccacacttttggtttttaccaattttttaccatattaagatttatggaatttttagatttgagaaaaaccctagcattagaaagttgaaaattgcacctactgacgagaatccagtttttgttcttgaactgggggttgaactttttttcttttgaaatttgatttttttaactatttttattgaattcaaataaGGGATAtgtgcttatttatgaataacatcttaagtaaatgtttacaaatacaaaaacatttacttaaatgatgttaGACATAACAAAGTGTTTgccctggtttctggcataaatacatGTTTGTCCTAGTTTTGAGTCAAGTTTCTCCCAGTTTCGATGGGTAAAAGTGTCAAAACTACTGAAATATAATCAAAACcagtcgaaaccatcgaaacctggtcgaatccagggattttataaagtcccccttcaactcgtctcgaaaacctacgaaatcgagttaactcggtggtatTGATAGGTTTTGGTCGAATTTATCTCCCATgtttggtgcaatggtaaagttgttccattgtgaccaagtggtcataaGTTCAAGTCTCAGCCTCTCCGCGAAACAATGATAAGATTGtgcacattatgaccctccccagacccgcATTAATGGGAGCCTCGCGCATTGGATACACCTTTTTGAAGAGGGTTCCCTTCAACGTGTGTCTGGATACTACCATTTTGTGAATATAATGCATTGAACTTTCTATTTAGAAATGTTTGAAGAATatatatggttgaaaagactaggaaaaaaaattcaaatacatGGGGGAGATTGGATCctcaggagagagaaggaaaaaaaaaaaggttagtcattcaaaccctaacctagtTCCAGTAGATTGCCAAATAGCACCTGAAACCCTGCTTTTTCAAGAAAACCATCACTACTCAGCTCCACCAACTAAACAGTGAGACGAACCAGATTTATCTCAGAAGTACATCTTTACCCATTGTAACAACTCCCAACAAACCAGATTTATCTCAAAAGTACATCTTTACCCATTGTATCAACTCCCAACAAATTAAGCTCTGGTTTCTTGAAACTAACCACTGAGACCAAGATGCTATGTTCCAttggatttgggtcctctgtagcgtGACATGGTAGGTGGCGCATCATTTGACGATCGCAATGTTTGGGCATGCAAGCCAACACACAGACggggtgttgggctgcgtgccaAGCACTGTGAACCGTTAGATGCGTGCTACACACCATGTCGCGCTACAAGAAGAGCCCAACGCATGTTCCATTCAAGAACATCTAGAGCTTATAATAATCACTTTCACCGTCTATAGGTAAACCTACCATCCCGATTGAGCTCTCAATCTCTATATATCCAATAGAAAGCCAAGTTGAGTAAGATTTCGTGTCACACCAAACTAAAGTAATTTTCTATAAGAAAAATGAATCGGAAGGTTAAGAATTTCTGGTCACCTGTCGGGATGGCCTTGACCTCCTTTTCTCATGCGCACCAACACACTTTATGGCCCAGGCTTCCATACCGATCCAGCCTTCATCATAGGCTAGCATAGCAGACAATAACTCGAAATccaagaagggggaggggaatgcTAAATCTGAAGCAAACCGTTAGGCTAGTTCCCGTAGAGCGCTTACTCTCCTAATAATCAAAGGCTTCCAACTCAAGCATTTGACAAAATTAACGGTTGAAAGCAAAGGATTTCGGTGGCCTCCTTATAAATCCAAAAAGTTATAAGAAAGAAAGTCGTCAAGCTAGCAACGCTACAAGTAAGCCTAAAGCTAGTAGTTGTTCAGCCATTCAACTAGCAACGCTTTGAGAAAGCACGCGAGGCTCTGGATGAGTGTAGTTGTTCAGTAGATGTCATCTGATATCTGCATTCATGAGCAATGAAATATATATTTCAATATATTTCATTGTTTCATTGCAGCATGTTTTGGATTAAAGTGAAAtgaattcttaaaaaaaaattatcttgaTTGTTTAAGTAGATATTATGAAATATGGTAAGTAAACTTTCAACAGTTATGCTGCTGCAGCACTCTCTGTTTGTGTGTTTGCAGCTGTTAGTCATCGTATGTATTCGAATTGTCATAGAAGGAGAAAGGACATGGAAGGAGAGTTGAAATAGCGTCTCTTATGGAGATAAATTTTGAGAAATCCATTTCTTGGTTATATTCACTATTTAACTAATAATTGGGGATTATGCAGCCATATGGTTACACTGATTCTACATTGGTTGATATGTAGAAGAGATTACTAAAACAACACCTTTTCAAATCATAAAAGTAAATTAATAGTGAAACAGAGAAAGGActtgaaagataaaaaataaaaaaaaaagaagatgatgcaCATATTATATCCATCTGTCCAGACAAAAAAGTGAACATGAATGGAGATGATCTATCTCTATTATTCTCTGCCATAATTAATGTAAAGACTTGCAAAATGCATGTAGAGTTTCACCTAGGGCCTTTCTGTCGTAGTCCCCAGTGAAACCAGAGTTAACAAGAGGACCTTTTCAGGAAGCAGTTGGGAGCTGTGTTGAGTCCATCACCAACCTTATTAACCAACAATCCTGGAAGAATACAAAAGAATTAATTGTCagataacaaaaaaaacagGGTTGAGCTTCTAGGCTGGAATTCTGTCTGCATATGTATATCTTACCACCATGTTAGATTTGAACATCTCCACACTCAATAATTTCAGGTTGGCCAGCGATGAAACCAAAGACAGATAAAAGACCACCAACGACACATTGCATAACCAAATCCAATTGAGTCTGGATACATTACTCGATCTCATAGATAAATATAAAATTCTGTGGAAAGCCGTATTCAATGAATCCATACTAGCTGAGTTTCTCAAGCTAAGGTATAAGGTAAATTAACTTCTCCCTACTGCAACATAAAACATTAGTCATCTAAATCCTTCCGAAAAACACcattaaacaaaaaaggaaataaagttCATGATCAAttgttaaaaattaaaatcaggTTGCTGTAGCTGCATCACTAGTTGTAAGTAATACGTGCCAAATCTGACTTGTTTCACTCCATGTGCTGCTGATAGTTACCTCAACTCCATAATGACTCTTCTCAAGTCTGCTTCAGTGGCTGAGCCTGCATGCTTGCCGCATTAGTAGAAAGATAAGGAACCAATAAGAAGGCACTCCACCTATATTTATTAGTACTAGTGTCATCAAAACTTCCATCAATTATAATCCCATACGTTCCCTGTGCCCTCAACAATGAACTATTCCACTGAGGGTGTTGATTAGTGTTATTACCTGTCTCAATAACCATTTGAAGGTTTTCCTGCGCAGGGCCCCTGGCCACATATAGTTTCTCCATATCAATGGGATATGTAATAGAAATTACTAAGCAAAACATTCTCAAAAATGGAAAAGCAACAATGGGCAAAGCAGAGCCAAAAGAAGAATGAACAATAACTTAGAGATACATTCATTACTTGTATCTGATAATGCCTTGTATTACATACAAATCAGCAGGTATTTACTGTAAAATCTTGAAGACAAACTACACTAGtgcaaaaattcaaaaattctgTCATGGCTTCTGCCAATGGTTTTGTTGAAGGCCAAGGGTAGGAGCCATCCCAATTAAATGCTGGGAAATAGCAACCTGCATAACAAAGACTTGAAGCACAAAATACACATGCTTGGGGATGATCTCTGTTGTGGATGATCTCAAGACTTGCAAAATGCACGCAGAGTGTCATCTAGGGCCGTTCTATCATAATCTCCAGTAAAAGTGCAGTTACCCAAAGGACCTTTCAGGAGGATAAGTCTAAGTAGTCCATCGGCGACTTTCTTATCAACCTACAGTGCCAAAAGAATAGAAAAGCAATAGGGATCAGATCCAAACAAGTTTCAGCATCAAGGCAGGAAAATTTGCCCATGTATATATTACCGCCATGTAAGATTTGAACATCTCCATAGTCATAACTTCAGGTGGGGCAGTGGGTAGATTCGCCTGTTGCAAAATATTGTAGACACGCTTCATGAGTGATTCATCAATCCAGCCAAGGCGATACGACATGTCCACAGCCATGACCTGCAAATAGCCAAAGAATTGCTTTCTTCAATATGTCTCACAAAGAATTGAGATTTAAGTTAAAAAGCCGTGAGATTGAGTGCAGTACCGTGCCAGCTGCAACAGCTTCTCCGTGGAGCCACTGGCCATAGCCAAAACCAGTTTCTATTGCCTGAAGAAAAGcattcaataaaataagaaaaatctaAGCAGAAAAGGCCATTGTTGGCAAGAATGAAACTGTCATTCAATCAATCAATATGGTCTATACGGCGGCTCAAAGCCAATTTTGTGCCCCATGAGAGTGACAAGCAGGCCATGCTTATAGAATAACTAGCTCGCACAGCTATCTTAGCATGCTGCATTCCTCTTATTATGAATAGAAGCACAGTTATTTCTGGGGAGAACAACTAACCACGGGCATCTGATCTTTTGAGGCAACGGTTATGACTAGTACCGGTGTATGAAATTCAATAACCACCATAAGATACTAAAAAAGCAAATAAAAGTGGCTTATAGATCTGGAAGACATATTAGTTGAGAATACACCACGAAACAGAACAAGTGACCATCACTTTCCCAAACACAATAGCAAGGAATGTTTCTCTAAGGGACCTGCCCCTTTTTAGGCGGGGAGAGAGGGAAGAGTTTGACACTGAGGGCTACGAAAGAACCAATTAGTCCAGAACTAGTCCCACAGTCTACGTTAAGTCCAACTAAAATTTCCCTTAGACCAACAGAAATGACCTACATAATTGTATCTTCCGCATAAAGATTTGCATAAAGCAAGTTTGTGGCATCAATGCAATTTTCAAGTAAGACATATCTTCCGTCTCTTCTGACCCCATGTTATGGAAGAACCTCTCTTTTAACAGATGCCTTAGGTATTTTGAATCTCCTTTGAGGTCATAAATTCATTTTGGAAGTGTAGATGATTATGTGACCCAATAACCTCCCTTTATCAAGTTTACAAAGGACCATATGAATTCTATCAACTCAACCCAACTCAAAACTAAATGAGgttgactacatggatccttttctCCAATCAAATATATTCAAACCCATACTAGTTACTAACCccaagctatgcatgtctttactcaccacttctcctcaagtcattttaggcctacccctagctcttttagttccttcaatctgaatcaaatcacacctccgtactggagcattcacaggcctccattgcacatgtccatgccacctcaagtATCTTTCTCAcggcttatcatgtatcggagctactcctaaattatcTCCAAGAACCTTAATTttgtatttaattattataatagaaagacaaaagcaaggaaATATTACTTACAAGCTAAGGATTctgtaaagtttttttttaaaaaccatcaAATCTACTGACTTCTTTGCGAGCGAAAATAAAGTAAGGAACAAAAGGAATAGAATTACTAATTAAAGCATAAAACTCACATGGCCAAATGTATGACCCAAGTTCAACGTTGCTCTCACTCCACCTTCTTTCTCATCCAAGGCCACAACTTCAGCCTTGTTTTCACAAGATCGCTTGATAGCATAAGCCAGTGCACTTGGGTCCCTGCAATAAATCAGTAATACTATTGTGAATAAGGGTAGCGTATGAAGGAAACCCATAATTTACCAAGATAACTTGTCAAAGTAAAAAAACGGGAGGGGGGGGTTCTGAAGTCAATTAGGATTTGAAAGGTGAGGGAAACAGTGTCCACCTAAATGCTTCTGGTTAAGGCTTTTGTCCATACTCAAACCACACATGTTTCATCGAGTCTAAACCACTTTGGTCATAAGTCAACATAAGTAATTATAATAGATATCCTGCGGTGATTTCATTGTGAAGCCAGACAATTTTGAAAGAGATACATGTATTCTTGGGTTGACACTTTGACCATGGGACAACCATAAAATAATTTTCcatgaaaaatatataatttagaaacatggATAAAGGACACACAATTCCAATCCAACCTGTAGAAGTAAAAGAGATTAAATTTCTTCCATTAACAAATTCTTCTACTTTTGATGTTTATGGCAGAAGCATTATTAACATATGTAAGAATCTATTAATATTTTCTTCCTATTATAAAATGCTTTTGAGCCTTGCTAGTATAACAATTTTCTCTAGACAGTAATACGGTTTCAGTTACTAAGTCATGAAGAAAAGGCTTGTTATATAACACTATGAATGTTATCAATCATGCATACTACATGAACCAGATTGAAGTCCTTAATTCTGTAGATTGAACAGCCAatgttatttattattttgtattactcatattttaaattatttttaagtaaGATTAGGCAAGTATCAGTGAGTCTAATACCTTGCTAATAATGCCTGCATATTCTTCTCTTGCCATTCAAAAAACTCTGCATCCCTAATAAGCCCATATTTAACAACTTCAGCAAGACCTGAAGCTAATTCCCTTTCAGGTAACGTGTTTAATGTGTTTATATCTACAAGCACACACTGAGGCTGGTAGAAAGCACCAATCAAGTTCTTCCCCAGCCGATGGTTTATTCCAGTTTTGCCACCCACTGAAGAATCTACCTGTAGAAAGGCATTTCAAACATCAACCAGATAGACATTGCTtgatgaaaagagaaaggaagagaggacCTCTGGCTGACCTGCGCCATTACAGTGGTTGGAATCTGAATGAAGTTTACACCACGTAgaaaagcagcagcagcaaaaccACACATATCACCAATCACGCCGCCTCCAAGGGCTACAAATGTACAGCGTCGATCCAATCGCGACTCAATGGCCTTGTCGAAGATCTTCATGAGAGTGTCCTAGAGACAATACAAAAAGTAGACAAATTAATAAAGATTTCTCCTAGAACAAAAGAATTACCATGATCGAAGTCTTTAAAAACCTACCATGTCCTTATACTTCTCACCATCTGGTAAAATCACGCTCTCGACAGAAAGTTTCGAGTTTCCAGAAGTTAAAGCATTAATAACTTTATCAAGGTACAATGGTGCAATTGTAGTGTTGGTGACCACAAGAACTTTCTTCCCATGAACATGCCTGAGAAAATAACAACATTATATTGAACCCAACGACTGTGAATACATAAGGAAACCCATTTCATTGTTTAATGAAAATTTGGCATAACGCATTGATTTCGATATCTGGGTATACTTTTTTGACCTAGAAAAGACTAAACGGAACAAAAATAAATAGGGAATCTTGAGATAAAAATTACAATTGAAATCCGCAATTGATACAGACTTGCAGACCTCGGTTGCAAGACGAAACCATAAGAAGCATCAATTAAAAAAGACACGATCTCATATCAAGTGAATTTAGTTAGAAATGAAAAATAAGATatagggaaaaggaaaaataatggAATTACCGCTGAAGAAGATCGGGTTCATCAAGAAGTCCGGTTCCAATATATATGGGATAGCTTCGATCCCCCAAATCGACATCAACAATTGTCGAAACCTTAGAGCTGGTTTTAGGCGGCGACTGCTCCATTACCTCAACCGGAGTCGCTGTAGCCGACACAGTGGAACGAATTCTATCGCATTTCAAGACAGGATCGACGATTCGATTAGACCCCAACAAACCAGAGGAGTGTAATGAAGGCCTGAGAGAAGTCACAGTGCGATGCCAGCACCGGAGAAACAGATGGGATGTATCCGATGGGGAAAGACAGGGGTAAGTACAAGGTTTAAGAGAGAAGCGAAGGGTTGGAAGAGTTGCAGAAGAAGCCATAAAGTAGAATTTgagggcagagagagagagagagggagagggagagggagagggagaggagggTCTATGAGACACTCTCCGACTTACTCTCTTTTTTCTGGTGAACGGTGGTGAAGAGCAATACCGGAGGCAGACATGGATTGCGGAGAAATAATAGAGAAAAGGGTTGGTGGGAAAGAGGGGTAGGTGAGAATGAGATTAACGACGTGAAGTCCGCGGGCTGTGTAGTTCAAGAATCCTGGTGGACTTTACTGTTACTCTGTTGCACTTGTTAAACGCTGGTGTTTAACAATAATTAAATAGTGTTTTAAGAGCATCTTTGTCCAAATGGAATCTGGATGTCTGAATGaaggattgggctcctctccttggaagGGATCGTCCAATGAGTGCCTAATGTGGCATCCAAAGGTTTGGTTGTGCTGCACATATCCTGATGTGCATCCAATCAGCCATcaggatgtgtgcgacacagcccaTCCTTTGGATGTTTCATTGGACACTCATTGGGCAATTCCCTCCAAAGAGAGGAGCCGATTCCTGAATGAAGGATTGGTTGAAAATGATCTGGAATTTTGGTTTGGCCAGAGCCCTCAGGGAGCCAAACCATTCCTTAGTATCCTTGGTGATAGAAGCTACCCATCCATCTCAATCAAATTTCCTCTTAAAAACAACATGGAGATGACTTAAAATTAAATGACAGAGTTTTCCTACACCCATGTTTAAGGGAGACCGAGGTGTTTGGATGGTACAAAAAGGATATGGTGCAAAAAATAAGAGCATTTCGTAAGTAGGGGGCGGACATTTATAGTCAATGTTACCATTGTTTTCCTTCACGTAACGTGAAAGAAATTTTATCCAAAATTGAATATTGCTGcgattttttctgccatatggTAGGTTAATTCAGACCATATTTCACTACTAGGTTGTGAACACCCTCGCCTATTCATGTATCAATCTACAATGAATAAAATGCCATTAATGGTGATGATTTTTGGACTATTGAAAAATATTAGAAATTGCTATTGGATTCATTTCAAGGCTGATATGGTATTTCGTTAGGAGCAGGGCAAGGTTCTTAAACACATCTTTTTATAATCAATATAACTAGTAGATCATTTTGTCGCCATGTCCTAGGATTGAATCTTAACTTCACCTTAGAAGGTTTGATTGGGCCGTTAGGGGTTATGGGCTGGGAAAAGTTATGACAAAGCAAATTAAAGGCTTTTATGGAATTACTGATGAAGTAGATagctagtttttttttattatagtaGCTCATAGTAGGGGGTATgatcatgttcaatggaggcctagggactcccaataaggaggagtgatatgatctcGATTGAAAGAGCTAAGAGGGGTacgggtaggcctaaaatgaccataggacaagttgtgaggaaggtctaggccttgtaccaagtatgaccttggatagagcctattggagggcaaggatccacacAGCAAATAAGCAGACCCCATTTAACTGAGATTTCTTTAACTTTCTAGGTTgtgcctctttcttctttcatttatcttttattttttatcttctatCTTTCATTCTTCACTTTACCATTTATTTTCTACCTCTCTTGTTTgtcaattttccatttttcattgcACATTTCATTTTCCATCTCCACATTcccccttatttttattattagatctcagttttccatactttgttttgtttggatccatgtagtcgaccccattaagttgggataagactgaggttgttgttgttgttaatgTAGCTCTTAGTAGAGGGTGTGAGTTTGACCGAATCAACTCGAACTCACCTGAAGCTCTGCTTGAGAATTCTACGGACTGGGTTGAGCTTTTGAGCCCACCGGCTAGTTAGGGTTATGATtattgaattattttatttttggaaagtagttttctgtccgggagtgtggcctacaccagcactcccatgtgtctatctctctcctctttaaaacaagaggacaaaggtgtcttttcaaatggagaggagagagatagactcatgggagttctggtgtagaccacactctcggatagagttctttttccctttatttttatagtATAACCTTAGCCATAGGATTGTAAGAGATGGTTGAGATTATTGAACTATTTCTTAAGCGTGTTGGGGTAGGGTTTTTTCTCTTGGTGAtcgatttctttttatttttaatgaagtTTTTACTTCTCCAAACTTGGAAGAGTTCAACCATTGGAACCTTGAATAATTCTATATTGAAGTTATACAAACCAACATCGTCACTTTTGAGACTAATGAGGTGAGTCGGAGATCCATTTCCAACAGTTTTGGGCCGCATCACCTTATTGGGGATGTTCGACacgtggcagctcggacatccaatggtcagagctcaacatagtcaatgagttCAGACCGTTAGATGTCTGAGCTGCCACATGTCAAACATACACACTAGCACTGTCGCACTACCGAGCTatggggaattggagaggataattttccattttaGAGTGGCATCTATCACACAGGCTCAAATGACAAATCATACtaggagaagatgaggaagaagatggaaaagGTTGGCAGGGCTATGACAAAGTTTTTCTCATTCAATAGATTAGCATTTTATGATGCTAAGGGTCACCAGCTTCAAAACCTATTGGAAGGATGTGTTTTCGCTATTCCTTTGTTATGTGGGAACACATAGAGTAAAAACACCTATCGCAATGCTGGTTCATTTTTGTGTCTTGCGAAACAAATCGGGCATATGAACCAAAGATGAAATATAAacaagaaacagaaacaaaagtGTTCATTTGTTTTGAGAACAcactttgaaagaaaaaaaaaatgcagttttcctctactgccgagctgcccagcaggaccgtgctgcctagacacggcgctgcgtgcaatgaccgccttacccccacttgggcaaggcatttggacaagggtaaggcggacattgcacgCAACACTGTGTCTGCACAACACAGTCCTGCCAGGCAGCtaggcaatagaggatccaaattgccccTACAGCCTCATCTTTgcatctctcccatctctctctctccgatcTCTCTGCAACTCCCACACCCTCTACAAGTCCACATCCCCACCCTCACCTCTCCCACCCTTCAACTCCCACACTCCGCCCCATCCtatgcaacccccccccccaccatacCCACCCCCAGCCTCACTCTCTGCAACTCCCACCCCTATATatgctcatctctctctcatcacaagaagaaagagaaaagaacacaCAAGTAAAATATTTAATATGATCCACCAGATCTGGttttgttgaagaaagggaTTCTAGCCAATTGAAAGGATCTTTTGATCAATCCAATGATCGTTTTGATTCTATTAATAATGAGGATTCATAATCATTTGATAACCAGAGTCATTCATTGATAAATTATCATTATAAGTCAGACTCAATATAATTTGATCTATCCTTTTTTCTATCGTTAAGGTGGAGAATAGCACGAAGAATTATATTTCTTAATcatcaatcaaaacaaagaATCAATTCATTTGATGAGTTAATTAGCAACCCATTGAACCAAATCCCCACTGTCTCTAGGTCTCAAACGAATATTAGGGAGCTTACTCCAAacctcaataaaaaaaaaattagaatcacTTGGGCTTGGAATCCAAACACCATCCCTATCTGAACCAGCATCGATCACACCTAATTTTCTCaccatatttagtaattagCACACCATCAGGGTATCAATTATCAAGCCATATGTATCTGTTAGAACCATCATCTATAGCTGACTCTGATACAATTAGACACAAGATACCTATATTTAAGAATTTTCCACTAAACCCGATTAGCTTCCATGGAACAAAATATAATCCAAATGGAGTCAGATTCAAGATACCTATATTTAAGAATTTTTCCTCTAAACCAAAGAAGCTGCATTATTAATCACTACTACAGAACAAGTAGAAAAAACATTAAAGGCCAAACCCTTGGGTAGATTGACCCATTCTTGACCCAAAGGTTTGAAACTCCTCCTAAGATTGTCTAACAATAacaacacacaaaaaaaagaaaagacaccCACCAAACCCTACCAAAACACTTCCTTTGTGCACCTCTTCTTAAAACCAAGGTAGCACATTCTCCTTCCCCAAGTCCAAATTAAACTATAAAGCACTGCTTCATCAAACAACAATCCTTGATTTCAGATTTATTTACAAAAAAGTCCCTATCAAAGTATCATCCATCCACATTCACGTCAGTCGCAAAAGTCGCCGGAGATCATCAGTCGCACCAGCGTCGATCCCTCCGGCTTCGGCATTACAGCTAAGTTTAGGCCTGAGAGAGAACTTAGGTAAGGGCAAGCTACTCGGCGGAGGAGATAAATAGAAAAGTACAGATCGTGATAACTTCTCATTATTATTAGTATCCTCAAAACCAACGTATGGTTTCATAACCCTAGAAAAGACTTCTTCCTTCGGAAGATCACCAGGTTTCTTCCCCAACCGTTCCTTCGATACCGATCTCGAATCCTTCTTCTTTCGAGTATTACCTGAAGAAGCCTTGGGCTTCTGCTTCGGCTTCGGCTTCTTTGTTGTAAGATCTTGGTTTCTAACTTCACTTGTCTTCCACCCTCTGGGGAGTGGAAGCAGAggtggttttggttttggacaCAATAAGAGACCTCTACCGTCGAGGTTTAAGAATAGGTTTTCAGGTAAGAAGTTTTCTGAAGGTGGTTTAGGGTTTCGTTGGATTTGTTTGTAAGGGGAGATGGTTTGATCTGGAGAGTAAGGTAAGGCAAAAACCTCCATATTATTATCTCTCTTGAAAACTTTGGAAGTTTTTAAGATCTGA
This window harbors:
- the LOC122661525 gene encoding 3-dehydroquinate synthase, chloroplastic-like, which codes for MASSATLPTLRFSLKPCTYPCLSPSDTSHLFLRCWHRTVTSLRPSLHSSGLLGSNRIVDPVLKCDRIRSTVSATATPVEVMEQSPPKTSSKVSTIVDVDLGDRSYPIYIGTGLLDEPDLLQRHVHGKKVLVVTNTTIAPLYLDKVINALTSGNSKLSVESVILPDGEKYKDMDTLMKIFDKAIESRLDRRCTFVALGGGVIGDMCGFAAAAFLRGVNFIQIPTTVMAQVDSSVGGKTGINHRLGKNLIGAFYQPQCVLVDINTLNTLPERELASGLAEVVKYGLIRDAEFFEWQEKNMQALLARDPSALAYAIKRSCENKAEVVALDEKEGGVRATLNLGHTFGHAIETGFGYGQWLHGEAVAAGTVMAVDMSYRLGWIDESLMKRVYNILQQANLPTAPPEVMTMEMFKSYMAVDKKVADGLLRLILLKGPLGNCTFTGDYDRTALDDTLRAFCKS